One segment of Leuconostoc lactis DNA contains the following:
- a CDS encoding DoxX family membrane protein yields MIYWLRHSKVAMWGLTILRIYLGFGWAKDGFEKLTGPKPFDASGLIMSAIKHPVTDPSGAKAFPWYDWFLSTFTNNGHNTAFFSFLVAWGELLVGLGLIFGTLTIAASFFALVMNFSYLGAGVVSVNPTYIFIGSLLLVSGYNAGKIGLDRWVTPFLRSKFPFLNNDIKVN; encoded by the coding sequence ATGATTTATTGGTTACGTCACTCAAAAGTGGCTATGTGGGGATTAACGATACTACGTATCTACCTTGGTTTTGGTTGGGCAAAAGATGGGTTTGAAAAGCTTACTGGCCCTAAGCCTTTCGATGCATCAGGCTTGATTATGAGTGCCATTAAGCACCCAGTAACAGATCCAAGTGGTGCAAAGGCCTTTCCTTGGTATGACTGGTTCTTGTCAACATTCACTAATAACGGTCACAACACAGCATTCTTTTCATTTTTGGTTGCTTGGGGTGAACTATTAGTGGGTCTTGGTCTTATTTTCGGGACATTGACAATCGCTGCTAGCTTCTTTGCACTTGTTATGAACTTCTCATATCTTGGTGCTGGTGTTGTTTCAGTCAACCCAACTTATATTTTCATCGGCAGCTTGCTCTTGGTTTCTGGTTACAATGCGGGTAAGATTGGCTTGGATCGCTGGGTAACACCATTCCTCCGTTCAAAGTTTCCTTTCCTCAATAATGATATTAAAGTCAATTAG
- a CDS encoding GntR family transcriptional regulator: MGQIQRHQPLYEQLMWRIKSQIASGALRQGDKLPSVREMALIEGLNPNTVAKAYKALEQQQVIETIAGKGAFVLGHEATATDERLLASIQQRLDEVIIEAKRAAIPRAQLQRWIDLGYGVQGEEHEEEA; this comes from the coding sequence ATGGGACAAATTCAGAGGCATCAGCCATTGTACGAACAGCTGATGTGGCGGATTAAATCACAAATCGCATCTGGCGCGTTGCGTCAGGGCGATAAGCTACCATCTGTTAGAGAAATGGCCCTAATTGAGGGACTCAATCCTAACACAGTGGCAAAAGCTTATAAGGCCCTAGAACAGCAACAAGTGATTGAAACGATTGCTGGTAAGGGGGCATTTGTTTTGGGACATGAAGCAACGGCCACAGATGAGCGTTTGCTGGCAAGTATTCAACAGCGATTGGATGAAGTCATCATTGAGGCCAAGCGGGCTGCGATTCCGCGGGCGCAGTTGCAGCGCTGGATTGATTTGGGTTACGGTGTACAAGGGGAAGAACACGAGGAGGAAGCATGA
- a CDS encoding BMP family lipoprotein, whose amino-acid sequence MKRSTLIGGLVAAVAVIGIGTSVAMNSGAKKKDVYSVALVTSTGGVDDKSFNQSAWTGIKRYGEKNGLKQGANGYTYFVSNDNSEIKSNLQQAVKANYKLVVGISFMGGPAMNQVAKANPKTNFAMVEAKVPTKNAVSIMFHSEQSSYLAGVAAATVSKTGKIGFVGGVKGEVVEQFEAGFKAGVLATNPKATFVSQYANTFTDAAKGKTIAAAMYASGVDVIFQAAGATGNGVFAEAKAINENTTADNKVWVIGVDMDQKQDGNYTTKDGKKANFTLASAIKRVDNAIELVAEDGKKGKFPGGQTVTYGLKQKGVDIARDSMPENAWAATQAAKQEILDGKITVPTKLSEVK is encoded by the coding sequence ATGAAGCGTTCAACATTGATTGGTGGCCTAGTCGCCGCTGTTGCAGTTATTGGTATTGGCACATCTGTTGCCATGAATTCAGGGGCAAAGAAGAAAGATGTTTATTCTGTTGCCTTAGTGACAAGTACTGGCGGTGTCGACGATAAGTCGTTTAACCAATCAGCCTGGACTGGTATCAAGCGTTATGGTGAAAAGAACGGCTTAAAGCAAGGGGCAAACGGTTATACTTATTTTGTCTCAAATGATAATTCTGAAATCAAGTCAAACTTGCAACAAGCCGTGAAAGCGAACTATAAGTTGGTTGTCGGGATTTCATTCATGGGTGGTCCTGCGATGAATCAAGTGGCTAAGGCTAACCCGAAGACTAACTTTGCGATGGTTGAAGCCAAAGTACCAACTAAGAATGCCGTTTCAATTATGTTCCATTCAGAACAATCATCTTATCTTGCAGGTGTTGCCGCAGCGACTGTGTCAAAGACGGGTAAGATTGGTTTCGTTGGTGGTGTGAAGGGTGAAGTTGTTGAACAATTCGAAGCTGGCTTTAAAGCTGGTGTGTTAGCAACAAATCCAAAGGCAACATTCGTGTCACAATATGCCAATACCTTTACTGATGCAGCTAAGGGTAAGACAATTGCCGCAGCCATGTATGCCAGTGGTGTTGATGTGATTTTCCAAGCTGCCGGGGCAACTGGTAACGGGGTCTTTGCTGAGGCGAAGGCTATCAATGAAAACACCACGGCAGACAATAAAGTCTGGGTCATCGGTGTTGACATGGATCAAAAGCAAGATGGTAACTATACAACTAAGGATGGCAAAAAGGCTAACTTCACGTTGGCATCTGCCATTAAGCGGGTTGACAACGCCATCGAATTGGTCGCCGAAGACGGTAAAAAGGGGAAGTTCCCTGGTGGCCAAACTGTAACGTATGGCTTGAAGCAAAAGGGTGTTGATATTGCCCGTGATTCAATGCCAGAAAATGCTTGGGCAGCAACGCAAGCAGCTAAACAAGAAATTTTAGATGGTAAAATTACCGTCCCAACAAAGTTAAGTGAAGTTAAATAA
- a CDS encoding alpha/beta hydrolase produces the protein MQFKDKPYHFIPATVPESAHTVIRDVAYGPDSRQYLDIYLPAGQQSFPVILDLYGGGLLRGQKSSFKLNPSLRFLAAGFAVVSMDYRLNTATHNQFPAQIADISAAIHFLAQHATDYQLNMTHLTLIGESSGAQLAVLAAASFSAGVPLGPLSPADIATLPEIKRVIGLYGPYQVDQMTQQFQQLGITPQFPETGTADAFEGIMLDHHAPETVPDRVKQANPATYLTPKMPPLFLIAGTKDPVVPYLQSVDLAQRYQTATLRPAKTLWVPDGVHGPADYDTDAIYQQKYAFITETPKNDAPY, from the coding sequence ATGCAATTCAAAGATAAACCTTACCATTTCATCCCCGCAACAGTGCCCGAGTCAGCGCATACCGTTATTCGCGACGTGGCTTATGGCCCCGATTCGCGACAATATTTAGACATCTACTTACCTGCTGGTCAGCAATCTTTCCCAGTCATTCTTGATTTATACGGTGGTGGCTTACTCCGCGGACAAAAATCCTCTTTTAAACTCAACCCCAGTTTACGCTTTTTAGCAGCTGGTTTTGCGGTGGTTAGCATGGATTATCGCCTCAACACCGCCACCCATAATCAGTTCCCCGCACAAATTGCCGACATTAGTGCTGCCATTCATTTCTTGGCCCAACATGCAACGGATTATCAATTGAATATGACGCACCTCACGCTCATTGGTGAATCCAGCGGCGCCCAATTAGCCGTGCTTGCTGCTGCCAGTTTTTCAGCCGGTGTGCCACTAGGTCCCCTATCACCAGCAGATATTGCGACCTTACCGGAAATCAAGCGCGTCATTGGTCTATATGGCCCTTATCAAGTCGACCAAATGACGCAACAGTTCCAACAGCTCGGTATTACGCCTCAGTTCCCAGAGACCGGTACAGCTGATGCCTTTGAAGGCATTATGTTAGATCACCACGCACCAGAAACTGTACCAGATCGTGTTAAACAGGCCAATCCCGCTACCTATTTGACACCAAAAATGCCACCACTTTTCTTAATTGCCGGCACTAAAGATCCCGTCGTCCCTTATTTACAGAGTGTCGATCTCGCGCAACGTTACCAAACCGCCACGTTGCGCCCAGCCAAAACATTGTGGGTGCCAGACGGTGTCCATGGCCCAGCCGATTATGATACCGATGCCATCTATCAACAAAAATACGCCTTTATCACAGAAACACCAAAAAACGACGCCCCATACTAG